From the genome of Paraburkholderia aromaticivorans, one region includes:
- a CDS encoding TonB-dependent receptor plug domain-containing protein — protein MKQRALALAIRRIVWAELALSAAIAVPAFAQSQPATTGTAAGATTESTPAAGAAATPSAESSTATPAGKGVQQLKKFEVTGSLIRTSDKVGNTEVQTITPKEIQQSGYTTVADFLRGTSANSGSSWGQTTMNSSAQGGGGIALRGLSEKYTLVLVDGQRVANYGKAVNFTDTFFDVNSIPLNMIDHIDIVKTGAVSVYGSDAIAGVVNIITKKDFQGLQIDGQLGKAQHPGDAQGNFSVLGGIGDLNGDRFNVTAAASYYRDTGSSLADRDMTANQDFSQFPGGLAGPLGPNQQSYWTSADGTNSALNPCPPGSVSANGATTCKSNPASATSLMPAITRLNAKVRGTFKINDDVQAYADLWVSRNETVQNEGPAVLSSQTNAFNPATGSALPLSRTVSGTNPYNPFGVPTQINYTFPNTVSADTVSTFWRAMTGVKGSFTTAKFGDWDWSADYGHSQSTVDTTYGNALNVAGVENILQNGVFNFSNPSATPNGLNGVFQNDYEQAISKLDSVTAKTSTGNLFNLPGGPVGVGFGTEFRHESNLINSRTYSALGITAPANVQTVDGERNVAAVYYQVDIPIIHNLTFTQAGRYDHYSDFGGAFSPSFALRFQPVKMLTTYASYSRGFRAPTLVENSQATYLAHQNLVDPNDPSGTPTKHFTTEQVNGNPALQPEHTKNYNIGFELSPDSSTDIGAAFYKIHIDGVIGTNDPNAVMDANNPSNVIRNPDGTVAYIKEQFVNLGSLDTDGFDMNFRKSVGTKYGTFTLAGDWAYVWHFKLNSPGAPTQDFAGNNLALLQPFGASNPRWKGNTSLSWDYRKLTTTLTWQYTGPYTNAVAAEFGDGGTLSVASYSQFNLMATYRGFKNWTIYGGINNIFDRKPPFDVEWQATPDITGYDQSLYTNIGRFFQVGATYRF, from the coding sequence ATGAAACAAAGGGCATTGGCGCTGGCCATTAGAAGAATAGTCTGGGCTGAACTGGCATTGTCAGCCGCAATCGCCGTGCCGGCGTTTGCGCAAAGCCAGCCGGCCACTACCGGCACGGCGGCGGGCGCAACGACGGAAAGCACGCCGGCAGCGGGCGCTGCTGCCACACCGTCCGCGGAAAGCAGCACCGCGACGCCTGCTGGCAAAGGGGTTCAGCAACTCAAGAAGTTTGAAGTGACCGGTTCGCTGATCCGCACGTCGGACAAGGTCGGCAACACGGAAGTTCAGACCATCACACCGAAGGAAATCCAGCAAAGCGGCTATACGACCGTGGCCGATTTCCTGCGCGGCACGTCCGCGAACTCGGGGAGCAGCTGGGGCCAGACGACGATGAACAGCTCCGCGCAGGGCGGCGGGGGCATTGCATTGCGCGGTCTGAGCGAAAAATACACGCTGGTGCTGGTGGACGGCCAACGGGTGGCGAATTATGGCAAGGCGGTGAACTTCACCGACACGTTCTTCGACGTGAATTCGATCCCGCTCAACATGATCGACCACATCGACATCGTGAAGACCGGTGCGGTCTCGGTGTATGGGTCGGATGCAATCGCGGGCGTGGTCAACATCATTACGAAGAAAGACTTCCAGGGCCTGCAGATCGACGGCCAGCTCGGCAAGGCCCAGCATCCGGGCGACGCGCAGGGCAACTTCAGCGTACTCGGCGGCATCGGCGATCTGAATGGCGACCGCTTCAACGTGACGGCCGCCGCGAGCTACTACCGCGACACCGGCTCGTCGCTCGCCGATCGCGACATGACCGCGAATCAGGACTTCAGCCAGTTCCCGGGCGGTCTCGCGGGCCCGCTCGGTCCGAACCAGCAGTCGTACTGGACCTCGGCCGACGGCACCAACTCGGCGCTCAATCCGTGCCCTCCGGGCAGCGTGTCGGCGAACGGTGCCACCACGTGTAAGTCGAATCCAGCCAGCGCCACCTCGCTCATGCCGGCGATCACGCGCCTGAACGCGAAAGTGCGCGGCACCTTCAAGATCAACGACGATGTGCAGGCCTACGCCGACCTGTGGGTGAGCCGCAATGAAACCGTGCAGAACGAAGGTCCGGCGGTTCTGAGCAGCCAGACCAATGCGTTCAACCCGGCAACCGGTTCGGCGTTGCCGCTGTCGCGCACTGTCTCGGGCACCAACCCGTACAACCCGTTCGGCGTGCCGACGCAGATCAACTACACGTTCCCGAACACCGTGTCGGCGGATACCGTCTCGACGTTCTGGCGTGCGATGACCGGTGTGAAGGGCTCGTTCACCACCGCCAAATTCGGCGATTGGGATTGGTCGGCTGATTACGGCCATTCGCAGAGCACGGTCGACACGACTTACGGCAACGCGTTGAACGTGGCTGGGGTCGAGAACATTCTGCAGAACGGCGTGTTCAACTTCTCGAACCCTTCGGCTACGCCGAACGGCTTGAATGGCGTGTTCCAGAACGACTATGAGCAGGCGATCTCGAAGCTCGACAGCGTCACGGCGAAAACCTCGACGGGCAACCTGTTCAATCTGCCCGGTGGTCCCGTCGGTGTCGGTTTCGGTACGGAATTCCGTCACGAAAGCAACCTGATCAACTCGCGTACATATAGCGCGCTGGGGATTACCGCGCCGGCCAACGTGCAGACGGTCGACGGCGAGCGCAACGTGGCCGCCGTGTACTACCAGGTCGATATTCCGATCATCCACAACCTGACGTTCACGCAAGCGGGCCGTTACGACCACTACAGCGACTTCGGCGGCGCATTCTCGCCGAGCTTCGCGTTGCGCTTCCAGCCGGTCAAGATGCTCACGACGTATGCGTCGTACAGCCGCGGCTTCCGCGCGCCGACGCTGGTCGAAAACTCGCAGGCAACCTATCTGGCCCACCAGAACCTGGTGGACCCGAACGATCCGAGCGGCACGCCGACCAAGCACTTCACGACGGAACAGGTCAACGGCAACCCGGCGCTGCAGCCTGAGCACACGAAGAACTACAACATCGGCTTCGAGCTCTCGCCGGATTCGTCGACGGATATCGGTGCGGCGTTCTACAAGATTCACATCGACGGTGTGATCGGCACGAACGATCCGAACGCGGTGATGGACGCGAACAACCCGTCGAACGTGATCCGCAATCCGGACGGCACGGTGGCCTACATCAAGGAACAGTTCGTCAACCTCGGTTCGCTCGACACCGACGGCTTCGACATGAACTTCCGCAAGTCGGTCGGCACGAAGTACGGCACGTTCACGCTGGCAGGCGACTGGGCGTACGTGTGGCACTTCAAGCTGAATAGCCCGGGTGCGCCGACGCAGGACTTCGCCGGCAACAACCTCGCGCTGCTGCAGCCGTTCGGTGCGTCGAATCCGCGCTGGAAGGGTAACACCAGCCTCTCCTGGGATTACCGCAAGCTGACCACGACGCTGACCTGGCAGTACACCGGTCCGTACACTAACGCGGTGGCAGCCGAGTTCGGCGACGGCGGCACGTTGTCGGTGGCGTCGTACAGCCAGTTCAACCTGATGGCCACCTATCGCGGCTTCAAGAACTGGACGATCTACGGCGGCATCAACAACATTTTCGACCGCAAGCCGCCGTTCGACGTCGAGTGGCAGGCCACGCCGGATATCACGGGCTACGATCAGTCGCTCTACACGAACATCGGCCGCTTCTTCCAGGTCGGTGCAACGTACCGCTTCTGA
- a CDS encoding helix-turn-helix domain-containing protein, protein MVLPLNNKAHVAVSIGSKIRALRQRLKRTLDEVAKTAGISKPFLSQVERGHATPSITSLVGIARALGVTVQYFVDTPTEDKSVRRGSDLKYFGFDGSANLFGRLTNLSVGSKLEVILVRMPVGQNPSEVTTHAGEEFLYVMSGQISLTLEGTTFVLQAGDTAHYESTVPHSWSNTAREEAVVVWVGTPRLF, encoded by the coding sequence ATGGTTTTGCCACTCAATAACAAGGCACACGTTGCAGTCTCTATAGGAAGCAAGATCCGCGCGCTTCGCCAACGGCTCAAGCGCACGCTGGACGAAGTGGCAAAGACTGCGGGCATTTCCAAGCCCTTTCTGTCGCAGGTGGAACGGGGTCACGCAACACCTTCGATTACGTCGCTAGTTGGTATTGCTCGAGCTTTAGGTGTCACGGTGCAGTACTTCGTCGATACGCCGACCGAAGACAAATCGGTGCGTAGAGGGAGTGATCTGAAGTACTTCGGCTTTGACGGTAGCGCGAATCTGTTTGGGCGGCTCACGAATCTGTCGGTGGGCAGCAAGCTGGAAGTCATTCTCGTCAGGATGCCGGTGGGACAGAATCCGTCGGAAGTCACGACGCACGCAGGGGAAGAGTTTTTGTACGTGATGAGCGGCCAGATCTCGCTCACGCTGGAAGGCACGACGTTCGTATTGCAGGCAGGTGACACCGCGCATTACGAGTCTACCGTGCCGCACTCCTGGTCCAATACCGCACGTGAAGAAGCGGTGGTCGTGTGGGTAGGGACGCCAAGATTGTTCTAA
- a CDS encoding tetratricopeptide repeat protein, with protein sequence MQTIHHRFKRAVIAAALVLPLAAHAADTLRPDVAKPLNAAQDLYRAHKYKDALTKIDQAAAVPGKTAYESTMIEQMRGAAAAAAGESGVAAQAYETLLSSGKLSGADEQRTSAALAGIYFQQKNYAQAAKVAQRYLKTGGSDPDMRTLLVQSYYLSNDCASVVNLLKPGIDAQVRAGHAPDESQLQLLGTCAQRVKDDATYRSTLEKLVAYHPKQSYWDDLFSAIRSKPGYSSKLDIDTYRLRRATGSLSTADDYMEMTQLAIVAGTTAEGKQVIDQGFASGVLGRDAQADREKRLQALAAKRAQAPADPANPVAPVDLGFNQVFAGQAKQGLAAMDAAIAKGGIDHPDQAQLHLGEAYYVAGDKARAVQTFRAVKGTDGSADLARLWVLVASK encoded by the coding sequence ATGCAAACGATTCATCATCGGTTCAAGCGTGCCGTCATCGCGGCTGCTCTCGTGCTGCCGCTCGCCGCTCATGCCGCCGACACCTTGCGGCCGGACGTGGCGAAGCCGCTGAATGCCGCGCAGGACCTGTATCGCGCGCACAAGTACAAGGACGCGCTGACGAAGATCGATCAGGCGGCCGCCGTGCCCGGCAAGACGGCGTATGAAAGCACCATGATCGAGCAGATGCGTGGTGCGGCTGCCGCGGCGGCCGGCGAGTCCGGTGTTGCTGCTCAGGCCTACGAAACGTTGTTGAGTTCCGGGAAATTGAGCGGCGCGGACGAGCAGCGCACGTCCGCGGCTCTCGCCGGCATCTACTTCCAGCAGAAGAACTATGCGCAGGCGGCGAAGGTGGCGCAGCGCTATCTGAAGACGGGTGGTAGCGATCCCGACATGCGTACGCTGCTGGTTCAGTCTTACTACCTGTCGAACGATTGTGCCAGCGTGGTGAACCTGCTCAAGCCTGGCATCGATGCGCAGGTGCGCGCCGGTCACGCGCCTGACGAATCGCAACTGCAATTGCTTGGCACATGTGCGCAACGCGTGAAGGACGACGCGACGTATCGCAGCACGCTCGAAAAGCTGGTCGCCTACCATCCGAAGCAGTCGTACTGGGACGACCTGTTTTCGGCGATTCGCAGCAAGCCTGGCTATTCCTCGAAGCTCGATATCGATACCTATAGGCTGCGGCGTGCGACCGGCTCACTCTCAACGGCCGACGATTACATGGAAATGACCCAGCTCGCGATCGTGGCGGGCACCACGGCTGAAGGCAAACAGGTGATCGATCAGGGCTTTGCGTCGGGTGTTCTAGGACGCGACGCACAAGCGGATCGCGAAAAGCGCCTTCAGGCACTGGCGGCGAAACGGGCACAGGCGCCCGCCGATCCGGCGAATCCTGTTGCACCGGTCGACCTGGGCTTCAATCAGGTCTTCGCCGGGCAGGCGAAGCAGGGCCTTGCGGCAATGGACGCGGCAATCGCGAAGGGTGGGATCGACCATCCGGACCAGGCGCAACTGCATCTCGGCGAAGCGTACTACGTGGCCGGCGACAAGGCCCGCGCGGTGCAAACCTTCCGCGCGGTAAAGGGCACCGATGGCTCCGCGGATCTCGCCCGTTTGTGGGTGCTCGTGGCGTCGAAATAG
- a CDS encoding ExbD/TolR family protein — MGMNVSSGGGSEPDVMVDINTTPLIDVMLVLLIMLIITIPIQTHAIKMNLPVGNPPPPITQPEVVQIDIDFDGTTTWNGQPVPNRAALESRLAQVAAEPVQAEIHLRPNKLVPYKDVAEVMASAQRLGATKIGLIGNEQYMQ, encoded by the coding sequence ATGGGAATGAACGTATCGTCGGGCGGCGGTAGCGAACCGGATGTGATGGTCGACATCAACACCACGCCGCTTATCGACGTGATGCTGGTGTTGCTGATCATGCTGATCATCACGATCCCGATTCAGACGCATGCCATCAAGATGAACCTGCCGGTCGGCAATCCACCGCCGCCGATCACACAACCTGAAGTGGTGCAGATCGATATCGATTTCGACGGCACGACGACCTGGAACGGTCAGCCGGTGCCGAACCGTGCCGCGCTCGAATCCAGGCTCGCTCAGGTGGCGGCGGAACCGGTTCAGGCCGAAATTCATCTGCGTCCGAACAAACTGGTGCCGTACAAGGATGTCGCCGAGGTGATGGCGTCCGCACAGCGACTGGGCGCGACGAAGATCGGTCTGATCGGCAATGAGCAGTACATGCAATAG